From the Paraflavitalea soli genome, the window CTAACCTCGAAGCCAGGATATGGGTGCACAAGAATGCGCCCACGTTGGTTTCGCCGACAGCATTTAGCTGGGGTGGTTCTTTTGATGGCGCCACAGCCGGCTCGACGTATGGCTACGCCAATATATTACCTAAAACGGCTGGCGCCTTTTACACGGGCTTACAATGTGGCGCTAATACCTGGGCCGGGCCTTTCAGTCTGGTACGGGTTGATAATAGTGTGGTGACGGACTATGAGGCCAATCAGTTCCTGGAATTTTCTGTGAACCTGAGCAAACTGGGATTGGACCCGCTGGTGAGTGTAGGCGATCCCTGTTCCATGCCCTTCCGGAGAATACTGGTTAAGTCGAGGTCATCCAACTCTTTCAGTGCCGAGTTGAAAGACTTTGTAGGCCCCTTCGATTTTTTCCGTGCGCCCATGGCGGCAGCAACTGCCGACGTACCGATGTTCTGTGGCGTTACAGGCGTCAGCACACTGAGTGTGGGTAATCCACTGATCACTTCTTTATACACCTGGACCACGGCCGATGGCCATATTGTGGGCAATCATATCGGGCCTGTTATTACGGTTGATCAGCCAGGTAGTTATATTGTAAGTCAGGAGCTAATGGATAGTTGTGGTACTACGTATGCAAAAGATACAGTGGTGGTGACCTTGGATGCGGCTTGTACATTGTTGCAGCAAAAGGATAAAAAAGGGCGTTTTCTAGTGAGCGCGGCTGCCAATAAACGGGCGGTATTGTTATTGCCCAATCCGGTAAGCACCCAGGCGCACTTATCTATTGCCACCCCGGCGAAAGAAGACGCCAGTGTTACGGTAGTTGATCTGTCGGGAAGGATATTGCAAAGAGTTAAACGATCGGTGGATAGAGGCACTTCAACGATGAACGTTGACATACCTGCCAGTTGGAAAAACGGGACTTATTTTATTAAAGTCGTGCTGGGGAGTGAAGTATTTACAGAGAAAATGTTGCTACGAAGGTAAAGAGGATGTCTGTAAGGGCAATTCCTGGCGACTGATCTTCTTTAAGCGCAACAAGGCAAGGGTTGAATAGAAGAAGAGTAGTATAATGAGATGGATGATATGTGCGGTATTTTGGCTAAGGGAAGCGCCTGCCTGTACGATGGATTGGTACATATTGATGAAAGGGGTAGTAGGCAGCAGCATGGAAAACCACTGCAAGGCCACAGGTATATTTTGCAAAGGAAAAGTATAGCCTGTGACGAGGAAGAAAGGATAAGTGGAAAAAGCCATGATCTGCACATTGAGCAAAGGGTCTTTGAAGAGGCCCCCGATCCATTGGGCCATGGGCACGAGGGTAACGATAAACAACAGGAACGCGAGGCTCAACTGAAAGCCGCTGCCACGCATGGGCAGTTCCAGTATTCTATAATTGACGGTCATGAAAAAATAAGCGTAGCAGCTAAAGAGGACCACATAAAAGAAGCCTTTGCCCCAAAGGGCCATAGAAAGGCTGCCTCCTGCACTTTCTATCCAATTGCGCACCTGTTTCCTTTTTCTTTCGCCGGAAACGCTGGCGGAAAGTCCGATCAATAAGGTTTGTTGTAAGATGAGGGCCAGGAGTCCTGGCAGGAGGAAAGCGCCATAGCTGCTGCGGCTGTTGAACAAAGGTCGGTAATCGAGGTTTACGGGCATTACTTCCTGCATAGAACCCGCGGTATTCATGCCCTCCGACTTTTGCAGGTATTGCATGCGTACGCCGGCGCCGAGGGTAAGGCAGGTCTGGTTGATGCTGAGCAGAAGATCACTGGAGGGCAGGAACCTGGCGGCATTAAGAGCCACCACTACATGGGCCTGGTGCAATGATTTTACTTTTTCTTCAAGTCCCTTCTCTATATAGACAAAACCCTGGCAATGGCCCCTGTACATGGCTTCTTTGGCTTCTTCCACGGAAGGTACCAGGAATACAGAGGTGATCTGGGCATTACTGATCTGCCGGGTAATGAGGCGGGATAATTGGGACCGGTCATCATCCACCACAGCCAGCTTTACGCCTTCTTCTTCCTTATAGGTATAGATACTGCCATAAAAGAAAGCATACAACAAAGGTGCGATCAAAAGGGTGAGCAGGAGGCTATGGTCCTTGCCGATGCGCGATACCTCCCGCAATGTAATACGCCACAATATGGTAAGCTGGTTAGGTGACGGCACGTTGCAATTTATTAAGTTGTTGTTGGTATACGAGGATGGCTACGGAAAAGGTGATAGCAATAAACAGCAATAAGTAACCTATCTCACTGCGGGCATATGATAAGGGGAGGTCCATATAATAAACTTTAAAGAACCCGTCGAGGAAATGGGTATAGGGCATTATGTTGGCATAATACTGATCGTACCAGGGCATAGCCCAGCGGGGGAAAGTGAATCCACTGAATACAAAAGCTGGCGAAGTATAGAACAAAGCGACATCGGTGGCCAGCATGGTGTCGCTGAACAGGGCGGAGATCATTTGACCGATGCCCAGGCAGGCGAGACAGAGCAAGGTATAAATGACGAAGAATTTGCCGGCAGCAGCAGTAATGCCGAGGTTGAATACGGGGAAAATGACAAAAGCCACGAGTATGAAATTGATCCAGGCAATAAGAAGATGTGCGATGGTCTTACCGGCTATGACGGCAGAGGCTGAACCTTTTGCCAGGCGCCAAAGTTCTTCTCTGGTATTGGTGGTGGCTTCGTAGTTCAACAGCAGGACGCCCACCATGATCATGATCATTTGCAGGGCTACGGTAATAAGACCCGGTACGAGGTATTTTTGGTAATTGTAAGTAGGATTGTACAATGTATAGGGAACAAGGGCAATAGGTTGTACAAGGGCCATGGCTTTTCCTTTGTCCATACCTGTTTTTATAAATTTCTGCAGGATCACACCAGAGCCGGCGGTAATAATTACCTGTGCTGCTTCCTTATAGATGAGTTTGGCTGGCACTACAGCCGCGGCATTGGTATAAACCACCACATGGACGGGATGCCGGCTTTTGATATCGCGCTCCATGTTTTTGGGGAAGTGGATGGCGCCGAGTACTTCTCCTTTTTGAAGGAGGTCTTGCAATTCGTCGATGCTGCCCACCTGTTTGGTAAAGCGCAGGGTTTTCACCTGCTGCAGGAGAAAGCTGAATTGTCGTGATACAGCCGACCTGTCTTCATCCCACATCGCCACGGGCAGGTGATCTGCCTGTTGCTCATCGTAGATATAAGCATAGAGAAAGAAGAGAAGAGAGGGCACTACCAGCAATACGAGGTAGTGTGCCGGCAGGCGAATGATACGCTTGCACTCTCTGGTGGTGATATGGCGGATGGTGCGCATCAGGGTAATTGAAGGGATGCCGTCATACCGGAACGCAGGCCACGCAGGCTACCGGGATCACTGGGTTTGAATTCAATG encodes:
- a CDS encoding T9SS type A sorting domain-containing protein encodes the protein MKRLIPSALLCCSTLVLNAQITTPVTRANFEVDGGLRANVFNGTPNSNGDDWFGRGDAGTGTFVIDTTGAGYINQLYINNPGSRMLPLFRGMNYPQFSIVNGAMLIDAVFIRDHHGDDSTAFASGSNKNGMSPASWATPIAQGVPDKNDILDMFMHVRREGVAVTDALWLFGGVSLEGTSGNRYFDFEMYQTDIYYERSSLSFKGYGPDAGHTSWEFDAAGNITKAGDIIFTAEYGGSGLTNLEARIWVHKNAPTLVSPTAFSWGGSFDGATAGSTYGYANILPKTAGAFYTGLQCGANTWAGPFSLVRVDNSVVTDYEANQFLEFSVNLSKLGLDPLVSVGDPCSMPFRRILVKSRSSNSFSAELKDFVGPFDFFRAPMAAATADVPMFCGVTGVSTLSVGNPLITSLYTWTTADGHIVGNHIGPVITVDQPGSYIVSQELMDSCGTTYAKDTVVVTLDAACTLLQQKDKKGRFLVSAAANKRAVLLLPNPVSTQAHLSIATPAKEDASVTVVDLSGRILQRVKRSVDRGTSTMNVDIPASWKNGTYFIKVVLGSEVFTEKMLLRR
- a CDS encoding ABC transporter permease; its protein translation is MRTIRHITTRECKRIIRLPAHYLVLLVVPSLLFFLYAYIYDEQQADHLPVAMWDEDRSAVSRQFSFLLQQVKTLRFTKQVGSIDELQDLLQKGEVLGAIHFPKNMERDIKSRHPVHVVVYTNAAAVVPAKLIYKEAAQVIITAGSGVILQKFIKTGMDKGKAMALVQPIALVPYTLYNPTYNYQKYLVPGLITVALQMIMIMVGVLLLNYEATTNTREELWRLAKGSASAVIAGKTIAHLLIAWINFILVAFVIFPVFNLGITAAAGKFFVIYTLLCLACLGIGQMISALFSDTMLATDVALFYTSPAFVFSGFTFPRWAMPWYDQYYANIMPYTHFLDGFFKVYYMDLPLSYARSEIGYLLLFIAITFSVAILVYQQQLNKLQRAVT
- a CDS encoding ABC transporter permease, translating into MPSPNQLTILWRITLREVSRIGKDHSLLLTLLIAPLLYAFFYGSIYTYKEEEGVKLAVVDDDRSQLSRLITRQISNAQITSVFLVPSVEEAKEAMYRGHCQGFVYIEKGLEEKVKSLHQAHVVVALNAARFLPSSDLLLSINQTCLTLGAGVRMQYLQKSEGMNTAGSMQEVMPVNLDYRPLFNSRSSYGAFLLPGLLALILQQTLLIGLSASVSGERKRKQVRNWIESAGGSLSMALWGKGFFYVVLFSCYAYFFMTVNYRILELPMRGSGFQLSLAFLLFIVTLVPMAQWIGGLFKDPLLNVQIMAFSTYPFFLVTGYTFPLQNIPVALQWFSMLLPTTPFINMYQSIVQAGASLSQNTAHIIHLIILLFFYSTLALLRLKKISRQELPLQTSSLPS